One Faecalispora anaeroviscerum genomic window carries:
- a CDS encoding DUF4367 domain-containing protein, producing MNKNEMKDQIFEVMLQTAVTENFQKECQQLPTAKELTEQYELSQPTRIKIENMIREANRRLKWRRIQKAAKKVAVIVAILIPVTMVSLLSVEASRNAIFNAVMNWESDHVKIKYQDGAVSSSEPEEPGSSTIKPQYLPEGFAETETAKIGLKNRTEYQNTQGISIYFELTPLSAEGSVALDSEHTTRKEIEIHGKKAILLVAKTSGGTSYLAWEDKTYSFLLSSEISPEELTKIAESIKK from the coding sequence ATGAACAAAAATGAAATGAAAGATCAAATTTTTGAGGTCATGCTTCAAACCGCAGTAACGGAAAACTTTCAAAAAGAATGCCAGCAGCTTCCTACGGCAAAAGAATTGACGGAACAATATGAGCTATCGCAGCCAACCCGAATAAAAATAGAGAACATGATTCGGGAAGCCAATCGTCGTTTAAAATGGCGGCGTATTCAGAAGGCGGCCAAAAAAGTGGCGGTGATCGTCGCAATCCTCATCCCGGTTACTATGGTAAGCCTGCTCAGCGTAGAAGCCTCCCGGAATGCGATTTTTAATGCTGTGATGAATTGGGAATCTGACCATGTTAAGATTAAATATCAGGATGGCGCAGTTTCCTCCAGTGAACCAGAGGAACCCGGCAGCTCGACTATCAAGCCGCAGTATTTACCAGAAGGCTTTGCAGAGACAGAGACAGCTAAAATAGGATTAAAAAACAGAACGGAATACCAGAATACTCAAGGAATCTCCATTTATTTCGAGTTGACACCATTATCCGCAGAGGGAAGTGTCGCATTAGATTCAGAACACACAACTCGCAAAGAAATCGAAATACACGGAAAAAAAGCCATTCTTTTGGTTGCCAAGACTTCCGGAGGAACCTCCTATCTGGCTTGGGAAGACAAAACCTACAGTTTTCTGTTAAGCTCTGAAATCTCGCCAGAAGAATTGACAAAAATTGCTGAAAGTATAAAAAAATAA
- a CDS encoding dockerin type I repeat-containing protein gives MKFGRKSPTLVVLAVIAALLFAAIGSRSIFAGSSAAAVSLQFPSGFSNPERVELLPAGDDRFLLCGTQENRSFVLLLDENGQVIDQAVVSAYMAYPLYRTGDLSLVCPYQGSGEDEFGVGVYTYTVHQNELDSRTFIDLPQIYVEERNDFDMDSAGRYYAIHTPMKETMLLFDSSGWMLNSIPSSHGGFSSLAVSPDHVLYMLYSSESKLGIKVLPDSIREETQLGEPSLLDSEIPQRGFRFLSAGILIDGAGALYNVQPDTHLLSRSVETEGSTDCAAALYSGRVLVKTEESRAAVFENGERTGTYGFDGELISLAADGDRALAVVRGEDSWYFVPVTDDLLENPDDSSREESSGETSSQTGESSSSASSQPEDSSGSGQATEIFSLSDTVRIDRAVQKMYLPANTTYAALKNMLRVQNGTLEVQKPNGVPLVSGYVMTGAVFLAKNESGEVIDGLTAIVPGDLSGTGRLTQTDSKLLYRVLNGTAELEEASFSAADLDGDGHLTTADLLILKKELKKSP, from the coding sequence ATGAAATTTGGTCGAAAAAGCCCGACTCTGGTCGTGCTGGCGGTGATCGCCGCCCTGTTGTTTGCGGCAATTGGCTCACGATCTATTTTTGCGGGTTCCTCTGCCGCCGCGGTATCGCTCCAGTTTCCCTCGGGTTTTTCGAACCCGGAGAGGGTGGAGCTGCTGCCGGCCGGGGATGATCGCTTTTTGCTCTGCGGAACGCAGGAGAACCGTTCGTTCGTCCTGCTTTTAGACGAAAACGGACAGGTAATCGATCAGGCCGTCGTTTCAGCTTACATGGCCTACCCCTTGTACCGAACGGGTGATCTTTCTCTGGTTTGTCCTTATCAGGGCAGTGGCGAGGATGAATTTGGTGTGGGCGTGTATACCTATACGGTTCATCAAAATGAGCTGGATTCACGTACCTTTATTGATCTGCCGCAGATTTATGTGGAGGAACGCAACGATTTTGATATGGATTCCGCCGGGCGGTACTATGCGATCCATACTCCAATGAAGGAAACAATGCTGCTGTTTGATTCTTCCGGTTGGATGCTGAATAGCATTCCCTCGTCGCACGGCGGCTTTTCCTCGCTCGCGGTGTCGCCCGATCATGTACTCTACATGCTATATTCCAGCGAAAGCAAGCTGGGGATAAAAGTGCTGCCCGATTCCATTCGGGAAGAAACACAGCTGGGGGAACCCTCGCTCCTTGACAGTGAAATTCCACAGCGCGGCTTCCGATTCTTAAGTGCTGGGATTTTGATTGATGGGGCTGGCGCTTTGTACAATGTGCAGCCCGATACGCATCTTTTGAGCCGCTCGGTAGAAACCGAGGGCAGCACGGACTGTGCCGCCGCGCTTTATTCCGGTCGGGTACTTGTCAAAACGGAAGAGTCTCGCGCGGCCGTGTTTGAAAACGGAGAGCGTACTGGAACCTATGGCTTCGATGGAGAACTGATTTCTCTGGCCGCGGACGGAGATCGGGCGCTCGCGGTGGTGCGCGGCGAAGACAGCTGGTATTTTGTACCGGTAACGGATGATCTGTTGGAAAATCCAGATGATTCTTCACGGGAAGAAAGCAGCGGGGAAACATCCTCCCAAACGGGAGAATCTTCGTCCTCCGCCTCCTCTCAGCCGGAGGATTCCTCCGGCTCGGGCCAGGCGACAGAGATTTTCAGCCTTAGCGACACCGTTCGAATTGACCGCGCAGTGCAAAAAATGTATCTTCCTGCGAATACTACCTATGCGGCACTCAAAAATATGCTGAGAGTGCAGAACGGAACGCTAGAGGTGCAAAAACCGAACGGAGTGCCTCTTGTGAGCGGCTATGTAATGACGGGAGCGGTTTTTCTCGCCAAGAATGAGAGCGGAGAGGTGATAGACGGCCTTACGGCCATTGTGCCCGGCGACCTGAGCGGTACGGGGCGCTTGACGCAGACCGACAGTAAGCTTCTGTACCGTGTTCTGAACGGCACGGCGGAGCTGGAGGAAGCGTCGTTCTCCGCGGCTGATCTGGACGGCGACGGACATCTGACGACTGCGGATCTGCTGATCCTGAAAAAAGAATTAAAGAAATCCCCTTGA
- a CDS encoding HAD family hydrolase, whose translation MYQACIFDLDGTLADTLDSIAYFGNSALAQCGYPAIDREKYRYLVGKGSDLLMRGMLQEVSPKGYTEDDVMLLRKIYESLYEQDPMHFVDQYTGMEDMLRELKNHGIKLAVLSNKPHNITSRLITMLYSPGLFDVCYGQRFHIERKPSPEGALGIAKELGVEPKNCLYIGDSNVDMQTGEAAGMDTVGVLWGFRCRSELERSHAKHVVRDPKEILSIALGKAAAD comes from the coding sequence ATGTACCAAGCATGTATTTTTGACTTGGATGGAACACTCGCGGATACACTCGATTCCATCGCGTATTTCGGCAACTCTGCATTAGCGCAATGCGGATACCCGGCAATTGACCGCGAAAAGTACCGTTATCTGGTTGGGAAAGGTTCGGATCTTCTGATGCGCGGAATGCTTCAGGAGGTTTCACCAAAGGGATACACGGAAGACGACGTGATGCTGCTGCGCAAAATCTATGAGAGTCTTTACGAGCAGGACCCGATGCACTTTGTAGATCAGTACACAGGTATGGAAGACATGCTGCGTGAGCTGAAAAATCATGGGATCAAGCTGGCGGTGCTTTCTAATAAGCCCCACAATATTACCTCCCGCCTGATTACGATGCTGTATTCTCCCGGGCTGTTCGATGTGTGCTACGGTCAGCGATTCCATATAGAGCGCAAGCCGTCGCCGGAAGGCGCACTGGGAATCGCAAAAGAGCTTGGTGTAGAACCGAAAAACTGTCTTTACATTGGCGACAGCAACGTAGATATGCAAACCGGTGAGGCTGCCGGGATGGATACTGTGGGCGTGCTGTGGGGATTCCGCTGCCGCAGCGAGCTGGAGCGAAGCCACGCAAAGCACGTTGTGCGCGACCCCAAAGAAATTCTGTCGATTGCGCTGGGGAAAGCCGCGGCAGACTAA
- a CDS encoding pyridoxamine kinase produces MERQKRVAAIHDISGFGKCSLTVALPIISAAGIETSVMPTAVLSTHTGGFTGFTYRDLTEDLSPFAAHWKSLGLQFDALYSGFLGSFEQIAIVEDIFRQFRTEDNLIMVDPVMADNGELYSIYTPEMAKGMARLCKSADLIVPNLTEAAFLLEREYKEGPYEKQEIEELLKALAALGPKKVVLTGVWFDESQLGSAGYDRTTGEISYAFSERIEGSYHGTGDVYGSALLAGLLRGFDLQKSMQLAVDFTCGAIRRTKAAGTDIRFGVNFEMEIPAFLKNLGLVK; encoded by the coding sequence ATGGAACGGCAAAAAAGAGTAGCGGCAATCCACGATATTTCAGGATTTGGAAAATGTTCCCTGACCGTGGCGCTGCCGATTATTTCAGCGGCTGGAATTGAAACCAGCGTGATGCCCACAGCGGTGCTTTCTACCCATACGGGTGGATTTACCGGTTTTACGTACCGGGATTTGACGGAGGACCTTTCCCCGTTTGCTGCGCACTGGAAGAGCCTTGGCCTGCAGTTCGACGCGCTGTACAGCGGCTTTTTGGGCTCCTTTGAGCAGATTGCGATTGTAGAGGACATTTTCCGCCAGTTCCGGACAGAGGATAACCTGATTATGGTTGACCCTGTGATGGCGGATAATGGGGAGCTGTATTCTATTTACACGCCCGAGATGGCTAAGGGGATGGCGCGCCTGTGCAAAAGCGCGGATTTGATCGTTCCGAACCTGACCGAGGCCGCTTTCCTTTTGGAGAGAGAGTACAAGGAAGGCCCCTATGAAAAGCAGGAGATCGAAGAGCTGTTGAAGGCTCTGGCAGCACTCGGCCCGAAGAAGGTGGTTCTGACCGGAGTTTGGTTCGATGAGAGCCAGCTTGGCTCCGCCGGGTACGACAGGACTACCGGCGAGATCAGCTACGCGTTTTCGGAGCGGATTGAGGGATCTTACCACGGTACAGGTGATGTATACGGCAGTGCGCTCCTGGCTGGGCTGCTGCGCGGCTTTGATCTGCAAAAATCCATGCAGCTGGCGGTCGATTTCACCTGCGGGGCGATCCGCAGAACCAAAGCGGCGGGAACGGACATCCGCTTCGGTGTGAATTTTGAAATGGAGATTCCCGCGTTCCTGAAAAACCTTGGCTTAGTGAAATAA
- a CDS encoding glycosyltransferase family 2 protein encodes MSIVYFVIPCYNEEQVLPETVKRLTAKLSSMIESGIASPESRMLFVDDGSRDKTWELIEGYHRENSLVGGVKLAHNRGHQNALLAGLMTARQYSDCVISLDADLQDDIEVLDQFVRQFQDGCDVVYGVRSKRETDTFFKRSTALAFYRMMKTLGVDLVYNHADYRLMSRRALDALADYRETNLFLRGIVPLIGFRSGTVTYERHERFAGESKYPLKKMISFALDGITSFSVKPLKIIANLGVLVSILSILGLLYALISYFTGNAVAGWTAIVCSIWLLGGIQLLCIGVLGGYIGKIYNEVKDRPRYLIEEELR; translated from the coding sequence ATGTCTATTGTCTATTTTGTGATTCCCTGCTATAACGAGGAGCAGGTGCTCCCCGAAACTGTGAAACGCCTGACGGCAAAGCTCAGCAGCATGATCGAAAGCGGAATCGCTTCGCCTGAAAGCCGTATGCTGTTTGTGGATGACGGCAGCCGCGACAAAACATGGGAGCTCATCGAAGGCTATCATCGCGAGAATTCGCTGGTGGGCGGAGTCAAGCTGGCACACAACCGGGGGCACCAGAACGCTCTTTTAGCGGGCCTTATGACCGCAAGGCAATACTCCGACTGCGTTATCAGCCTCGATGCCGATCTGCAGGACGATATTGAGGTGCTCGACCAGTTCGTGCGCCAGTTTCAGGATGGCTGCGACGTAGTGTACGGCGTGCGAAGCAAGCGCGAAACTGATACCTTTTTTAAGCGCAGCACCGCGCTGGCCTTTTACCGGATGATGAAAACGCTGGGTGTCGACCTCGTTTACAACCATGCGGATTACCGCCTGATGAGCCGTCGGGCGCTGGATGCGCTCGCAGATTACCGAGAAACGAACCTCTTTCTGCGCGGCATTGTGCCTTTGATCGGCTTTCGCAGCGGCACCGTAACGTATGAGCGGCACGAACGTTTTGCGGGCGAATCGAAATACCCGCTCAAAAAGATGATCTCCTTTGCGCTCGACGGCATCACCTCGTTCAGCGTGAAGCCTCTGAAAATTATTGCAAACCTGGGGGTTTTGGTTTCTATTTTGAGCATTCTCGGCCTGCTGTACGCCCTCATCTCTTATTTTACCGGCAACGCTGTGGCGGGCTGGACGGCTATTGTCTGTTCCATCTGGCTTCTCGGGGGCATTCAGCTTCTGTGCATCGGCGTGCTGGGCGGTTATATCGGGAAAATCTACAACGAGGTCAAGGACAGACCCCGCTACTTAATTGAAGAAGAACTCCGCTGA
- a CDS encoding NAD(P)-dependent malic enzyme: MDYAAEALKKHKEWKGKIQIQVNCPVETRDDLSVAYTPGVAEPCKEISKDVDKSYEYTRRGNIVAVVTDGTAVLGLGDIGPEAGMPVMEGKAVLFKAFGNVDAIPLCIRSKDTDEIVRTVELLAGSFGGINLEDIAAPRCFEIERRLKASLDIPVFHDDQHGTAIVVGAALINALKVVKKEIATVRGVVNGAGSAGIACAKLLLSLGVKNLILCDRNGAVCEGEDWMNPAQAEMAKITNREHLRGTLADAMKDADFFLGVSAPNCVNAEMVKSMAQQPIVFAMANPVPEIFPDEALAAGAAVVGTGRSDYPNQINNLLAFPGIFRGALDVRAKDINDEMKLAAAFAIAGMIPDEELSQEYIIPSPLDKRVAPEVAKAVAEAARRTNVARI; the protein is encoded by the coding sequence ATGGATTATGCAGCAGAAGCATTAAAAAAGCATAAAGAGTGGAAGGGAAAGATTCAGATTCAGGTGAACTGCCCTGTTGAAACCAGAGATGATCTTTCCGTTGCCTATACTCCCGGAGTGGCGGAGCCATGTAAAGAGATCAGCAAGGACGTGGATAAGTCCTACGAATACACGCGACGCGGCAACATCGTGGCTGTGGTAACGGATGGCACGGCAGTACTGGGTCTTGGCGATATCGGCCCGGAGGCCGGCATGCCCGTTATGGAGGGAAAGGCCGTGCTGTTCAAGGCGTTCGGCAATGTGGATGCGATTCCACTGTGTATCCGCTCTAAGGATACAGACGAGATTGTGCGTACGGTAGAGCTTCTGGCAGGCTCTTTCGGCGGCATTAATTTGGAAGACATTGCCGCGCCCCGCTGCTTCGAAATTGAGCGCAGGCTGAAGGCGTCGCTGGATATTCCGGTGTTTCACGATGACCAGCATGGCACGGCGATCGTGGTGGGCGCGGCGCTGATCAATGCGCTCAAGGTTGTAAAAAAGGAGATTGCCACAGTGCGCGGCGTTGTCAACGGCGCGGGCTCCGCGGGAATCGCCTGCGCGAAGCTGTTGCTGTCCCTCGGCGTCAAAAATCTGATTTTGTGTGACCGCAATGGCGCTGTCTGCGAGGGCGAGGATTGGATGAACCCCGCGCAGGCCGAGATGGCAAAGATCACAAACCGCGAGCACCTTCGAGGTACGCTGGCGGATGCGATGAAGGACGCGGATTTCTTTCTGGGCGTTTCCGCTCCGAACTGTGTAAATGCTGAGATGGTGAAAAGTATGGCGCAGCAGCCGATTGTGTTTGCGATGGCGAATCCCGTACCCGAAATATTCCCCGATGAAGCGTTGGCCGCCGGAGCGGCTGTAGTGGGAACGGGCCGTTCCGATTACCCAAACCAGATTAACAACCTGCTGGCTTTCCCCGGAATTTTCCGCGGTGCGCTGGATGTTCGAGCGAAAGACATCAACGACGAAATGAAGCTCGCGGCTGCATTCGCAATTGCTGGAATGATCCCCGACGAAGAGCTTTCGCAGGAGTATATCATTCCGTCTCCGCTCGACAAACGCGTCGCGCCGGAGGTGGCAAAGGCCGTGGCCGAGGCCGCGCGCCGCACCAATGTGGCCCGTATCTGA
- a CDS encoding peptide ABC transporter substrate-binding protein has product MRRLLSALLVACILLAFPSCGQQKNEAADKTIQYYIDQEPQTLDPQVASDSSAILTIGALYEGLARLDSDGKAAPGVAESWSANDAGTAFTFHLRENAVWSDGQPVTASDFVFAFRRALAPQTKSAACRPLYVVKNARKISDGSLPAEQLGVRAENDKTLVVELEYAYADFPALTAETVFMPCNEKFFQQTQGKYGLEYKSILSNGPFVLGGKYSWDHGKQIKLTRSDTYKGEQPALPATLIFAMLGSDVDVSDPIKALTASNVDAIALPEQQVAEAQKLGLPLTSFQDITWGLAFNTQDSLMQNEKIRQGLTAALPRQKLLNHLPEKAEQAEYIIGPQAMLMGENYRKQAGTAVGYLKESTQSGALVQAGLKELGHPEFSHVTVLCPDIEQAKLMVNEMLVSWNRLTGQYFSMQPMAESELQKAVDSGDYQIALTGIYPERDGKLLSVFRSDSPQNPSRLASPDFDRLLLTAEQSGSAAALSSYLQAENYLSAHAVFYPIYYKNSYYACAKGVTGIVFRPNSAGIDFLLAGKTD; this is encoded by the coding sequence TTGAGAAGGCTGCTTTCTGCGCTTCTTGTCGCGTGCATACTGCTGGCGTTCCCGTCCTGCGGGCAGCAGAAGAACGAGGCCGCGGACAAAACCATACAATATTATATCGATCAGGAGCCCCAAACGCTCGATCCGCAGGTGGCCTCCGATTCTTCGGCTATTCTGACCATCGGTGCCCTTTACGAGGGACTGGCCAGGCTGGATTCGGATGGAAAAGCCGCACCCGGTGTGGCGGAAAGCTGGAGCGCAAACGATGCCGGAACAGCGTTTACCTTCCATCTGCGAGAAAATGCCGTTTGGTCCGACGGTCAGCCGGTAACAGCGTCAGACTTTGTATTCGCGTTTCGCCGTGCGCTGGCTCCGCAGACAAAATCGGCGGCTTGCCGCCCGCTGTATGTGGTGAAAAACGCCCGCAAGATCAGTGACGGCTCTCTGCCCGCCGAGCAGCTTGGTGTTCGGGCCGAAAACGACAAAACGCTGGTGGTAGAGCTGGAGTACGCATATGCGGATTTTCCGGCGCTGACTGCCGAAACCGTGTTTATGCCCTGCAATGAGAAGTTCTTTCAGCAGACGCAGGGCAAATACGGACTGGAATACAAATCTATTTTAAGCAATGGCCCGTTTGTTTTAGGGGGAAAATACAGCTGGGATCACGGCAAGCAGATCAAGCTGACTCGCTCCGATACCTACAAAGGGGAGCAGCCGGCTCTGCCCGCCACACTGATCTTTGCCATGCTCGGCTCAGATGTGGATGTTTCCGACCCGATCAAGGCACTTACCGCCTCTAATGTAGACGCGATTGCTCTGCCGGAGCAACAGGTTGCCGAGGCGCAGAAGTTGGGACTGCCCCTCACCTCGTTTCAAGATATTACCTGGGGCCTTGCGTTTAACACCCAGGATTCACTGATGCAGAACGAAAAAATCCGCCAGGGCCTCACAGCGGCACTGCCACGGCAGAAGCTGCTGAATCATCTGCCCGAAAAGGCGGAGCAGGCGGAGTATATCATTGGGCCGCAGGCCATGCTAATGGGTGAAAATTACCGTAAGCAGGCAGGTACTGCCGTGGGGTACCTAAAAGAAAGTACACAGAGCGGCGCGCTGGTGCAGGCAGGCCTGAAGGAACTGGGGCACCCGGAATTTTCACACGTTACGGTTTTGTGCCCGGATATCGAGCAGGCGAAGTTAATGGTCAACGAAATGCTTGTGTCGTGGAATCGTTTGACCGGCCAGTATTTCAGCATGCAGCCCATGGCCGAAAGCGAGCTCCAAAAAGCGGTAGATTCCGGCGACTACCAGATCGCGCTCACCGGGATTTACCCGGAGAGGGACGGAAAGCTGCTTTCTGTGTTCCGATCCGACAGCCCGCAAAATCCGTCGCGTCTTGCCAGCCCGGATTTTGACCGTCTGCTTCTTACGGCGGAGCAGTCCGGCAGTGCCGCCGCGCTTTCTTCGTATCTTCAGGCAGAAAATTACCTGAGTGCGCATGCTGTTTTTTACCCGATTTATTATAAAAACAGCTATTACGCCTGCGCAAAAGGAGTGACTGGAATCGTGTTCCGCCCGAACTCGGCTGGAATTGATTTTCTGCTGGCTGGAAAAACGGACTAG
- a CDS encoding S1C family serine protease, whose amino-acid sequence MYPYDDYNRQNNAERDNYTTDSSYQWSNPQQSDQIRWDGSSYHSYGSSPEPEPPKTPKKGTGKKILCGVLACLMISAGSVGGFVALVNNGYVTLNGGTSSGSASSSQTSTTSSVMTTQTATKTGTLTAQEIAKKVIPSVVCIQNYQVSQSTQRRSSDSGDTTLSPTSEGSGIIASSDGYIVTNAHVVSGADSLKVILSDGKSYEAKLIGSDTVTDLALVKIEATGLTAAEFGSSSSLQVADTVMAIGNPGGLEFNSSVTMGYVSALNREITNSENGYTMKCIQTDAAINPGNSGGALVNSAGQVIGINSSKIVAEGYEGLGFAIPIDDAKPIVDDLKQYGYVKDRAMLGISGQFVDTMTSRFYGLPVGYYVSSVVNPSVSAAGIEAGDVITKIDGKDINSSTVLTSAIAAKKPGETVSLSVTRSKTGKTFTVTVTLAQSTGS is encoded by the coding sequence ATGTATCCCTATGATGATTACAACCGTCAGAATAACGCAGAACGCGACAATTATACAACGGATAGCAGCTACCAGTGGAGCAATCCGCAGCAGTCTGATCAGATTCGGTGGGACGGCAGCTCTTACCACTCGTACGGCTCTTCACCGGAGCCGGAGCCACCCAAAACACCCAAAAAGGGGACAGGCAAAAAAATATTATGCGGGGTCTTGGCTTGCCTGATGATTTCGGCTGGGTCGGTAGGCGGTTTTGTCGCACTGGTCAATAATGGCTATGTCACCTTAAACGGCGGCACTTCTTCCGGCAGCGCTTCCTCGAGCCAAACCTCTACGACTTCTTCTGTTATGACAACGCAGACCGCGACGAAGACCGGTACCCTTACGGCGCAGGAAATCGCAAAAAAAGTGATTCCCTCCGTGGTATGCATTCAGAATTATCAGGTGAGCCAGTCAACCCAGCGCAGGTCCTCCGACAGCGGTGACACAACTCTTTCTCCTACCAGTGAGGGCTCGGGGATCATCGCCTCCTCTGATGGGTATATCGTGACGAACGCCCACGTGGTATCTGGTGCGGATTCCTTGAAGGTGATTTTGTCCGACGGCAAATCCTATGAGGCCAAGCTGATCGGCAGCGATACTGTAACGGATTTGGCTCTGGTTAAGATTGAGGCCACAGGTCTGACCGCCGCTGAATTCGGTTCTTCTTCCTCCTTGCAGGTGGCCGATACCGTCATGGCGATTGGCAACCCCGGTGGATTGGAGTTTAACTCCAGCGTAACGATGGGTTATGTTTCCGCGCTGAACCGTGAAATCACCAACAGTGAAAACGGCTACACCATGAAGTGCATCCAGACCGATGCCGCGATCAACCCCGGCAACTCGGGCGGCGCGCTTGTCAATTCCGCCGGCCAGGTGATCGGCATCAACTCCTCCAAGATTGTGGCGGAGGGCTACGAGGGCCTCGGATTTGCAATCCCGATTGACGATGCCAAGCCGATTGTTGATGACCTCAAGCAGTACGGTTATGTGAAAGACCGCGCAATGCTCGGCATTTCCGGCCAGTTTGTCGATACCATGACTTCCCGCTTTTACGGTCTGCCGGTCGGGTACTATGTATCCTCCGTGGTAAACCCCTCTGTGAGTGCGGCGGGGATTGAAGCCGGCGATGTGATTACCAAAATTGACGGGAAAGACATTAATTCCAGCACTGTGCTTACCAGCGCGATTGCCGCGAAGAAGCCGGGAGAAACCGTATCGCTGAGTGTTACAAGGTCAAAGACGGGCAAAACCTTTACGGTTACCGTCACACTGGCTCAGTCCACCGGCAGCTGA
- a CDS encoding RNA polymerase sigma factor, producing the protein MLLCGMIIQSEEDRSTIESLYHNYHRLMLYIAKGILNDQEKAEDAVSLTFLKIIDNLQKFSFKDCNKTKGLIVILVRNICCDMLRLENRYSVIALDEAKWSHNMEDLPYEKLASEESYQTIVREISELSETSGSVLKLKYIYDYSDREIAELLNISQESARVRLHRAKTALLQKLTERGENHEQK; encoded by the coding sequence ATGCTGCTTTGCGGCATGATAATTCAAAGCGAGGAAGACCGAAGCACAATAGAGTCCTTATATCACAACTACCATCGTTTGATGCTGTACATAGCCAAAGGGATTTTAAATGATCAGGAAAAGGCGGAAGACGCGGTTTCTCTCACTTTTCTTAAGATTATTGATAACCTGCAAAAATTTTCTTTCAAAGACTGTAACAAAACGAAGGGTTTAATCGTTATATTAGTAAGAAATATTTGTTGCGACATGCTTCGATTAGAGAATCGATACAGTGTAATTGCATTGGATGAGGCAAAATGGTCCCACAATATGGAAGATCTTCCTTATGAAAAGCTCGCGTCGGAAGAAAGTTACCAGACTATTGTAAGAGAGATTTCCGAGTTAAGTGAAACATCGGGCAGCGTTTTAAAGCTGAAATATATTTACGATTACTCCGATCGTGAAATAGCCGAATTGCTAAATATTTCACAAGAAAGTGCACGGGTGCGTCTCCACCGGGCCAAAACTGCCCTTCTACAAAAGCTAACAGAGAGGGGAGAAAATCATGAACAAAAATGA
- a CDS encoding acyltransferase yields the protein MSFIETKDLFDLTHTLAAPFLRDCQYPWQAFSQISGWIRELGASLSAEEYEQRGEEVWVSRSARVAPTAYIAGPAIIGPGTEVRHCAFIRGSALVGADCVVGNSTELKNVILFDHVQVPHYNYVGDSILGYCSHMGAGSITSNVKSDKTLVTVRSKEGALETGLKKFGAVLGDSVEVGCNSVLNPGTVVGSGCTVYPLSMVRGVIPPNSIYKCAGEIAEKK from the coding sequence ATGTCATTTATTGAAACAAAGGACTTATTTGATTTGACGCATACGCTGGCGGCTCCGTTTCTGCGGGACTGTCAGTATCCCTGGCAGGCGTTTTCCCAGATTAGCGGATGGATTCGTGAGCTGGGCGCGTCTCTTTCGGCGGAAGAATACGAACAGCGCGGAGAAGAGGTTTGGGTTTCGCGCAGCGCCAGGGTAGCCCCCACGGCTTACATTGCAGGCCCCGCGATTATCGGACCTGGCACCGAGGTGCGCCACTGCGCGTTTATTCGGGGCAGCGCTCTGGTGGGCGCGGACTGTGTGGTAGGCAACTCCACGGAGCTGAAAAACGTTATTCTGTTTGACCATGTGCAGGTTCCGCACTACAATTACGTGGGCGATTCGATTCTGGGCTATTGTTCCCATATGGGAGCCGGTTCCATTACGTCTAATGTCAAGTCCGACAAAACATTGGTTACAGTTCGCAGTAAGGAAGGCGCGCTCGAAACGGGGCTGAAAAAATTTGGTGCCGTTTTGGGAGATTCGGTAGAGGTTGGATGCAATTCGGTTCTGAATCCCGGCACGGTTGTGGGGTCCGGCTGCACGGTGTATCCGCTTTCTATGGTGCGCGGAGTGATACCGCCGAACAGCATTTACAAATGTGCCGGCGAAATTGCAGAAAAGAAATAG
- a CDS encoding P-II family nitrogen regulator: MIAASQYNLIITIVNRGYSEQVMKAAKLGGATGGTIVLARGAGMHEAEKILGFSIHPEKEIVLILTLREKRQDIMRAICQNCGFCTEAHGMSVAVPVEDAMGLPVADMERELHAQELRETGT; this comes from the coding sequence GTGATTGCTGCGAGCCAGTATAATCTGATCATTACCATTGTCAACCGCGGGTACTCGGAACAGGTGATGAAAGCGGCAAAGCTGGGCGGCGCCACCGGAGGAACCATTGTGTTAGCGCGCGGAGCGGGAATGCACGAGGCCGAAAAGATCCTCGGGTTCTCGATTCACCCGGAAAAGGAAATTGTTCTGATTTTAACCCTGCGGGAGAAAAGACAGGACATCATGCGGGCCATCTGCCAGAACTGCGGATTCTGCACCGAGGCGCACGGCATGTCGGTTGCGGTTCCGGTTGAGGATGCGATGGGTCTGCCGGTAGCCGACATGGAGCGGGAGCTGCACGCACAGGAGCTTCGTGAAACAGGTACCTGA